CGACGGCCGGATCGACAGGGGCGGCCACCATCGCCTCGGCGGGCGAGCTTGCGGCTCAGGGCTTCGCACAGGCGACCGCGTGGGCCGGCTCTTACGCTCCGTGGGCTGTCGCCGTACTCGTGATCGTTGGCGCGGTGAGCGTGTTCGGGCAGTTCGTCGATGCAGTCAACCGGATCTGGAAGACGCCACCAAACCGCACGCCGGTCCGCCAGTACCTGCGCCAGCGGGGCATGGCGCTCGCCCTTCTGGGGGTGGCCGCCGTTGCGCTCGTGGTGGCGCTGATCGTGAGCGGCATCGTCGGAATCGTGCTGAGCGTGGGTCTGGCCTACGCGCAAAGTCTCGGCGTGAATCTCCCACAGTGGAGCGCGAGTGGCTGGCTGCGCGCGCCGCTGGTGTTCGTCGCCTCGGCGTTGCTGTTCGCCGTTGCTTTTGTGGTAGCGCCCGACCGCGCCGTGCGATGGCGCGACGCGCTGCCCGGATCGCTGGTCACGGCCGTTGGGTTCCTCATCGGCGAGCAGGTGCTCTCGATCTATCTGGGCAGCACGCAGCGCTTCGTGGTGTTCGGCGCCTCGCAGTTCTTCGTGGGCCTGACCGTGTGGATCTACTACTCGGCGATCGTGGTGCTGTGGGGCGTGGAGTTCACGCGGATGATGGTGCTCGACGCCGAGTCCCGCCGAGGTGAGCGTGCCGAGTCGGCTGCGCCGTCGGCTCCGGAGCCGCCCGCGCCCGCTCCCGAGCCGCACGCTGGCCGCTAGCTCGCGTCGCGGAGCAGCGGGTGCGATGCTCGCAGCCGCATGATCGTGCGCTCGGTTTCGCCGAGCGGATCGCCGCCCCACTCGGCCTGCCCGGCGGCTGGCGGCTCCTCGAACGTACCGCGCGGGATGACCGCTTCTTCGCCCGTGACGCCGGCCCGCGCTGCAGCCTCGGCAGCGAGCAGCCGCCACGCATCGGGGAGCTCGGCT
This is a stretch of genomic DNA from Coriobacteriia bacterium. It encodes these proteins:
- a CDS encoding YihY/virulence factor BrkB family protein produces the protein MPRPGAPAESFGRRIVRWVVGATESFLADDVPRMAAAMSYFLLLAIAPLVLLVNVVFGALGLATAGSTGAATIASAGELAAQGFAQATAWAGSYAPWAVAVLVIVGAVSVFGQFVDAVNRIWKTPPNRTPVRQYLRQRGMALALLGVAAVALVVALIVSGIVGIVLSVGLAYAQSLGVNLPQWSASGWLRAPLVFVASALLFAVAFVVAPDRAVRWRDALPGSLVTAVGFLIGEQVLSIYLGSTQRFVVFGASQFFVGLTVWIYYSAIVVLWGVEFTRMMVLDAESRRGERAESAAPSAPEPPAPAPEPHAGR